DNA from Flavobacterium aestivum:
TTTTACCTCCGATTATCCTTAGTTATGGCAATCAAAATTGCCATTTTTTCAGCTCTATGTTTGATAGTTAATTTTTACATCGGGCAGTTCTTACCACTTTGGGCATTTTCAATTAGTGTCTTTGTTATTGCTTGGATAGGACAATTTTATGGACATAAGATTGAAGGGAAAAAACCATCATTCCTAAAAGACATACAATTTTTGATGATTGGCCCAGCATGGGTTGTCCATAATTTATTTTCTAAAAAATAGAACATTCTATAAACTGTCTTTACAGAAATTCAAAACTAAAAACATTTACTCAGCCTCTCGATTATAATAATTGAGAGGCTGAGTTTTTTATATAGAAATACATCGAAAAAAGTCTAAAAATCATATTCTTATAATAATTCTTTTAAACAGATACTTCACTCCTACCATTTCCTGATTCAATAAATCGAATCTAGAGTAAAACAAAAAAAGAAAATTCCATTAAGTATTATGAAAACCACGTATTTATACCTGAATCTTTAAAATAACTTGTTTCTTATCTTTGATTGAATGACAAATATTTAACCTAATTACTACAATAATTTGTAGTTAAAAAAAATCAAAGAAGATGATAAAAGATACAATTACAGCACCAGCACAATGGGCAGAAGAAACAACTGCAACATCTACACGATGGACAAGAGATTATGTATTTGATATCCTTAAAGATTTAGGAATCAAGTATATTTTTGGGGTTCCGGGAACTAATGAAATCCCTATAATTGATGGAACCTCCTATCCTGAAAATGGTGTAAAGTATATTGAATGCTTACACGAAAACATAGCTATAGGAGCTGCAATGGGTTCGGCTCGAATGACTGGAAAACCAGGAGTTCTTGTTGTCCATGT
Protein-coding regions in this window:
- a CDS encoding DUF962 domain-containing protein, with translation MKTLDQWFEEYAVSHQNPKNKTIHYICVPAIFFSIVGLLMSIPSAFLSNLLHLNQPIIENWAVVVLIFVLLFYLRLSLVMAIKIAIFSALCLIVNFYIGQFLPLWAFSISVFVIAWIGQFYGHKIEGKKPSFLKDIQFLMIGPAWVVHNLFSKK